A stretch of Solea senegalensis isolate Sse05_10M linkage group LG10, IFAPA_SoseM_1, whole genome shotgun sequence DNA encodes these proteins:
- the mfge8b gene encoding milk fat globule EGF and factor V/VIII domain containing b isoform X4 — MQENTRFFMWLQLFSAALVFGVNGDYCEVNVCSNGGTCVTGAGAPFICICPDGFSGDTCNETETGPCKPNPCKNEAICEVTSHSRRGDVFSEYICKCEPGFEGVHCQNNINDCAGQPCENGGICRDLDGDFKCHCPSPYVGKHCQLRCISLLGMEGGGIAESQISASSVRYTLLGLQRWGHELARLHNKGLVNAWSSATHDRNPWIEINLKRKMRVTGIVTQGASRLGTAEFIKAFKVASSLDGKTYTMYRTDGQAKDQVFVGNVDNDGTKTNLFDPAIIAQYIRIVPVVCRKACTLRMELVGCELNGCSEPMGMKSRLLSDGQITASSTFRTWGIEAFTWFPHYARLDKQGKTNAWTAATNNRSEWLQVDLRSTKKVTGIVTQGAKDFGSVQFVTAFKVAYSDNGHSWTIVKDETTKVDKIFPGNSDNNVHKMNIFEPPFYSRYVRFLPWEWHDRITVRMELLGCDE; from the exons GTGATTACTGTGAGGTGAATGTCTGCAGTAATGGTGGCACCTGTGTGACTGGAGCAGGAGCTCCGTTCATCTGTATCTGTCCTGACGGCTTCTCTGGAGATACCTGCAATGAGACTGAGACTG GACCCTGCAAACCCAACCCGTGCAAGAATGAGGCCATCTGTGAGGTGACCAGTCACTCCCGCAGAGGTGACGTCTTCAGCGAGTACATCTGCAAGTGTGAGCCAGGCTTTGAAGGAGTCCACTGCCAGAACA ACATAAACGACTGTGCCGGCCAGCCATGTGAGAATGGAGGTATCTGCAGGGACCTGGATGGAGATTTCAAATGCCACTGCCCTTCACCTTATGTGGGCAAACATTGCCAACTGC GATGCATTTCTCTGCTCGGCATGGAGGGAGGAGGTATCGCCGAGTCCCAGATCTCGGCCTCATCAGTCCGCTACACCCTGCTGGGCCTGCAACGCTGGGGACATGAGCTCGCCCGCCTCCACAACAAGGGACTGGTTAATGCCTGGAGTTCTGCCACACACGACAGGAACCCATGGATAGAG ATCAACCTGAAGAGGAAAATGCGTGTCACAGGTATCGTCACTCAGGGTGCCAGTCGCTTAGGAACAGCTGAGTTCATCAAAGCCTTTAAAGTGGCATCCAGCCTCGATGGCAAGACATACACCATGTATAGAACGGACGGACAGGCAAAGGACCAG GTATTTGTGGGAAATGTAGACAACGACGGCACCAAGACCAACTTGTTTGACCCTGCAATCATTGCCCAGTACATCCGCATTGTCCCTGTGGTGTGTCGCAAGGCCTGCACCCTGCGCATGGAGCTGGTCGGCTGTGAGCTCAATG GTTGTTCAGAGCCAATGGGCATGAAGTCCCGATTGCTGTCTGACGGTCAGATCACAGCCTCCAGCACCTTCCGCACCTGGGGCATCGAGGCCTTCACCTGGTTCCCTCACTACGCCCGGCTGGACAAACAAGGCAAGACCAATGCTTGGACCGCCGCCACCAATAACCGATCTGAGTGGCTGCAG GTGGATCTCCGGTCCACCAAGAAGGTCACGGGAATCGTCACGCAGGGAGCCAAAGATTTTGGCTCCGTCCAGTTTGTCACAGCCTTCAAAGTGGCTTACAGTGATAATGGACATTCCTGGACCATTGTGAAAGACGAGACCACGAAGGTGGACAAG ATCTTTCCAGGCAACAGCGACAACAATGTTCACAAAATGAACATCTTTGAGCCTCCGTTCTACAGCCGATATGTTCGCTTTCTACCGTGGGAGTGGCACGATCGCATCACCGTGCGAATGGAGCTGCTGGGCTGTGATGAATAA
- the mfge8b gene encoding milk fat globule EGF and factor V/VIII domain containing b isoform X2 produces MQENTRFFMWLQLFSAALVFGVNGDYCEVNVCSNGGTCVTGAGAPFICICPDGFSGDTCNETETGPCKPNPCKNEAICEVTSHSRRGDVFSEYICKCEPGFEGVHCQNSIQGADLMSKQDINDCAGQPCENGGICRDLDGDFKCHCPSPYVGKHCQLRCISLLGMEGGGIAESQISASSVRYTLLGLQRWGHELARLHNKGLVNAWSSATHDRNPWIEINLKRKMRVTGIVTQGASRLGTAEFIKAFKVASSLDGKTYTMYRTDGQAKDQVFVGNVDNDGTKTNLFDPAIIAQYIRIVPVVCRKACTLRMELVGCELNGCSEPMGMKSRLLSDGQITASSTFRTWGIEAFTWFPHYARLDKQGKTNAWTAATNNRSEWLQVDLRSTKKVTGIVTQGAKDFGSVQFVTAFKVAYSDNGHSWTIVKDETTKVDKIFPGNSDNNVHKMNIFEPPFYSRYVRFLPWEWHDRITVRMELLGCDE; encoded by the exons GTGATTACTGTGAGGTGAATGTCTGCAGTAATGGTGGCACCTGTGTGACTGGAGCAGGAGCTCCGTTCATCTGTATCTGTCCTGACGGCTTCTCTGGAGATACCTGCAATGAGACTGAGACTG GACCCTGCAAACCCAACCCGTGCAAGAATGAGGCCATCTGTGAGGTGACCAGTCACTCCCGCAGAGGTGACGTCTTCAGCGAGTACATCTGCAAGTGTGAGCCAGGCTTTGAAGGAGTCCACTGCCAGAACA GTATCCAAGGGGCAGATTTAATGTCGAAACAAG ACATAAACGACTGTGCCGGCCAGCCATGTGAGAATGGAGGTATCTGCAGGGACCTGGATGGAGATTTCAAATGCCACTGCCCTTCACCTTATGTGGGCAAACATTGCCAACTGC GATGCATTTCTCTGCTCGGCATGGAGGGAGGAGGTATCGCCGAGTCCCAGATCTCGGCCTCATCAGTCCGCTACACCCTGCTGGGCCTGCAACGCTGGGGACATGAGCTCGCCCGCCTCCACAACAAGGGACTGGTTAATGCCTGGAGTTCTGCCACACACGACAGGAACCCATGGATAGAG ATCAACCTGAAGAGGAAAATGCGTGTCACAGGTATCGTCACTCAGGGTGCCAGTCGCTTAGGAACAGCTGAGTTCATCAAAGCCTTTAAAGTGGCATCCAGCCTCGATGGCAAGACATACACCATGTATAGAACGGACGGACAGGCAAAGGACCAG GTATTTGTGGGAAATGTAGACAACGACGGCACCAAGACCAACTTGTTTGACCCTGCAATCATTGCCCAGTACATCCGCATTGTCCCTGTGGTGTGTCGCAAGGCCTGCACCCTGCGCATGGAGCTGGTCGGCTGTGAGCTCAATG GTTGTTCAGAGCCAATGGGCATGAAGTCCCGATTGCTGTCTGACGGTCAGATCACAGCCTCCAGCACCTTCCGCACCTGGGGCATCGAGGCCTTCACCTGGTTCCCTCACTACGCCCGGCTGGACAAACAAGGCAAGACCAATGCTTGGACCGCCGCCACCAATAACCGATCTGAGTGGCTGCAG GTGGATCTCCGGTCCACCAAGAAGGTCACGGGAATCGTCACGCAGGGAGCCAAAGATTTTGGCTCCGTCCAGTTTGTCACAGCCTTCAAAGTGGCTTACAGTGATAATGGACATTCCTGGACCATTGTGAAAGACGAGACCACGAAGGTGGACAAG ATCTTTCCAGGCAACAGCGACAACAATGTTCACAAAATGAACATCTTTGAGCCTCCGTTCTACAGCCGATATGTTCGCTTTCTACCGTGGGAGTGGCACGATCGCATCACCGTGCGAATGGAGCTGCTGGGCTGTGATGAATAA
- the mfge8b gene encoding milk fat globule EGF and factor V/VIII domain containing b isoform X3 yields MQENTRFFMWLQLFSAALVFGVNGDYCEVNVCSNGGTCVTGAGAPFICICPDGFSGDTCNETETGPCKPNPCKNEAICEVTSHSRRGDVFSEYICKCEPGFEGVHCQNNINDCAGQPCENGGICRDLDGDFKCHCPSPYVGKHCQLRCISLLGMEGGGIAESQISASSVRYTLLGLQRWGHELARLHNKGLVNAWSSATHDRNPWIEINLKRKMRVTGIVTQGASRLGTAEFIKAFKVASSLDGKTYTMYRTDGQAKDQVFVGNVDNDGTKTNLFDPAIIAQYIRIVPVVCRKACTLRMELVGCELNVYSNTSGCSEPMGMKSRLLSDGQITASSTFRTWGIEAFTWFPHYARLDKQGKTNAWTAATNNRSEWLQVDLRSTKKVTGIVTQGAKDFGSVQFVTAFKVAYSDNGHSWTIVKDETTKVDKIFPGNSDNNVHKMNIFEPPFYSRYVRFLPWEWHDRITVRMELLGCDE; encoded by the exons GTGATTACTGTGAGGTGAATGTCTGCAGTAATGGTGGCACCTGTGTGACTGGAGCAGGAGCTCCGTTCATCTGTATCTGTCCTGACGGCTTCTCTGGAGATACCTGCAATGAGACTGAGACTG GACCCTGCAAACCCAACCCGTGCAAGAATGAGGCCATCTGTGAGGTGACCAGTCACTCCCGCAGAGGTGACGTCTTCAGCGAGTACATCTGCAAGTGTGAGCCAGGCTTTGAAGGAGTCCACTGCCAGAACA ACATAAACGACTGTGCCGGCCAGCCATGTGAGAATGGAGGTATCTGCAGGGACCTGGATGGAGATTTCAAATGCCACTGCCCTTCACCTTATGTGGGCAAACATTGCCAACTGC GATGCATTTCTCTGCTCGGCATGGAGGGAGGAGGTATCGCCGAGTCCCAGATCTCGGCCTCATCAGTCCGCTACACCCTGCTGGGCCTGCAACGCTGGGGACATGAGCTCGCCCGCCTCCACAACAAGGGACTGGTTAATGCCTGGAGTTCTGCCACACACGACAGGAACCCATGGATAGAG ATCAACCTGAAGAGGAAAATGCGTGTCACAGGTATCGTCACTCAGGGTGCCAGTCGCTTAGGAACAGCTGAGTTCATCAAAGCCTTTAAAGTGGCATCCAGCCTCGATGGCAAGACATACACCATGTATAGAACGGACGGACAGGCAAAGGACCAG GTATTTGTGGGAAATGTAGACAACGACGGCACCAAGACCAACTTGTTTGACCCTGCAATCATTGCCCAGTACATCCGCATTGTCCCTGTGGTGTGTCGCAAGGCCTGCACCCTGCGCATGGAGCTGGTCGGCTGTGAGCTCAATG TGTATTCAAACACTTCAGGTTGTTCAGAGCCAATGGGCATGAAGTCCCGATTGCTGTCTGACGGTCAGATCACAGCCTCCAGCACCTTCCGCACCTGGGGCATCGAGGCCTTCACCTGGTTCCCTCACTACGCCCGGCTGGACAAACAAGGCAAGACCAATGCTTGGACCGCCGCCACCAATAACCGATCTGAGTGGCTGCAG GTGGATCTCCGGTCCACCAAGAAGGTCACGGGAATCGTCACGCAGGGAGCCAAAGATTTTGGCTCCGTCCAGTTTGTCACAGCCTTCAAAGTGGCTTACAGTGATAATGGACATTCCTGGACCATTGTGAAAGACGAGACCACGAAGGTGGACAAG ATCTTTCCAGGCAACAGCGACAACAATGTTCACAAAATGAACATCTTTGAGCCTCCGTTCTACAGCCGATATGTTCGCTTTCTACCGTGGGAGTGGCACGATCGCATCACCGTGCGAATGGAGCTGCTGGGCTGTGATGAATAA
- the mfge8b gene encoding milk fat globule EGF and factor V/VIII domain containing b isoform X1, translating to MQENTRFFMWLQLFSAALVFGVNGDYCEVNVCSNGGTCVTGAGAPFICICPDGFSGDTCNETETGPCKPNPCKNEAICEVTSHSRRGDVFSEYICKCEPGFEGVHCQNSIQGADLMSKQDINDCAGQPCENGGICRDLDGDFKCHCPSPYVGKHCQLRCISLLGMEGGGIAESQISASSVRYTLLGLQRWGHELARLHNKGLVNAWSSATHDRNPWIEINLKRKMRVTGIVTQGASRLGTAEFIKAFKVASSLDGKTYTMYRTDGQAKDQVFVGNVDNDGTKTNLFDPAIIAQYIRIVPVVCRKACTLRMELVGCELNVYSNTSGCSEPMGMKSRLLSDGQITASSTFRTWGIEAFTWFPHYARLDKQGKTNAWTAATNNRSEWLQVDLRSTKKVTGIVTQGAKDFGSVQFVTAFKVAYSDNGHSWTIVKDETTKVDKIFPGNSDNNVHKMNIFEPPFYSRYVRFLPWEWHDRITVRMELLGCDE from the exons GTGATTACTGTGAGGTGAATGTCTGCAGTAATGGTGGCACCTGTGTGACTGGAGCAGGAGCTCCGTTCATCTGTATCTGTCCTGACGGCTTCTCTGGAGATACCTGCAATGAGACTGAGACTG GACCCTGCAAACCCAACCCGTGCAAGAATGAGGCCATCTGTGAGGTGACCAGTCACTCCCGCAGAGGTGACGTCTTCAGCGAGTACATCTGCAAGTGTGAGCCAGGCTTTGAAGGAGTCCACTGCCAGAACA GTATCCAAGGGGCAGATTTAATGTCGAAACAAG ACATAAACGACTGTGCCGGCCAGCCATGTGAGAATGGAGGTATCTGCAGGGACCTGGATGGAGATTTCAAATGCCACTGCCCTTCACCTTATGTGGGCAAACATTGCCAACTGC GATGCATTTCTCTGCTCGGCATGGAGGGAGGAGGTATCGCCGAGTCCCAGATCTCGGCCTCATCAGTCCGCTACACCCTGCTGGGCCTGCAACGCTGGGGACATGAGCTCGCCCGCCTCCACAACAAGGGACTGGTTAATGCCTGGAGTTCTGCCACACACGACAGGAACCCATGGATAGAG ATCAACCTGAAGAGGAAAATGCGTGTCACAGGTATCGTCACTCAGGGTGCCAGTCGCTTAGGAACAGCTGAGTTCATCAAAGCCTTTAAAGTGGCATCCAGCCTCGATGGCAAGACATACACCATGTATAGAACGGACGGACAGGCAAAGGACCAG GTATTTGTGGGAAATGTAGACAACGACGGCACCAAGACCAACTTGTTTGACCCTGCAATCATTGCCCAGTACATCCGCATTGTCCCTGTGGTGTGTCGCAAGGCCTGCACCCTGCGCATGGAGCTGGTCGGCTGTGAGCTCAATG TGTATTCAAACACTTCAGGTTGTTCAGAGCCAATGGGCATGAAGTCCCGATTGCTGTCTGACGGTCAGATCACAGCCTCCAGCACCTTCCGCACCTGGGGCATCGAGGCCTTCACCTGGTTCCCTCACTACGCCCGGCTGGACAAACAAGGCAAGACCAATGCTTGGACCGCCGCCACCAATAACCGATCTGAGTGGCTGCAG GTGGATCTCCGGTCCACCAAGAAGGTCACGGGAATCGTCACGCAGGGAGCCAAAGATTTTGGCTCCGTCCAGTTTGTCACAGCCTTCAAAGTGGCTTACAGTGATAATGGACATTCCTGGACCATTGTGAAAGACGAGACCACGAAGGTGGACAAG ATCTTTCCAGGCAACAGCGACAACAATGTTCACAAAATGAACATCTTTGAGCCTCCGTTCTACAGCCGATATGTTCGCTTTCTACCGTGGGAGTGGCACGATCGCATCACCGTGCGAATGGAGCTGCTGGGCTGTGATGAATAA